The Vicia villosa cultivar HV-30 ecotype Madison, WI unplaced genomic scaffold, Vvil1.0 ctg.000205F_1_1, whole genome shotgun sequence genome has a segment encoding these proteins:
- the LOC131625332 gene encoding zinc finger protein JACKDAW-like, whose translation MVYLGSFDFNRLSDFVFKEPRKKVYICPEETCVHHDAARALGDLTGIKKHFSRKHGEKKWKCEKCSKKYAVQSDWKAHAKTCGTREYKCDCGTLFSRKDSFITHRAFCDALAEESARHTSPLTPTTLNFNNEESNLMNTQTSLSHGFISRQNLAGFPHEGFHDQQKPSLSLWLNHENQQNINHQPYNSVDNVSSVFCDIMQMAQTSTTPMSATALLQKAAQIGSTRSSTTNNNPSIFSGRQLDETSYANLQ comes from the exons ATGGTATATTTGGGCAGTTTTGATTTCAATAGGTTGAGTGACTTTGTTTTCAAAGAACCAAGGAAAAAGGTATACATCTGCCCGGAGGAGACTTGCGTCCACCACGACGCGGCTAGGGCGCTCGGCGATCTCACTGGAATAAAGAAACATTTTAGCAGAAAACATGGAGAGAAGAAATGGAAGTGTGAGAAATGTTCCAAGAAATATGCAGTTCAATCTGATTGGAAAGCTCATGCCAAAACTTGTGGTACTAGAGAATATAAGTGTGACTGTGGTACCCTCTTCTCTAG GAAGGATAGTTTTATTACACATAGAGCTTTCTGTGATGCTTTAGCAGAAGAGAGTGCAAGACATACCTCACCACTCACTCCAACAACTCTAAATTTCAATAATGAAGAGTCAAATTTGATGAACACACAAACTAGTTTGTCACATGGATTCATATCACGTCAAAATCTAGCTGGTTTTCCACATGAAGGGTTTCATGATCAGCAAAAGCCAAGTTTATCACTATGGTTAAACCATGAAAATCAACAGAATATTAATCATCAACCATATAATTCAGTTGATAATGTTTCATCTGTTTTTTGTGATATCATGCAAATGGCACAAACTAGTACTACTCCAATGTCAGCTACTGCACTTCTTCAGAAAGCAGCTCAAATAGGTTCAACAAGAAGCAGtactactaataataatccaTCTATTTTCAGTGGAAGACAACTTGACGAGACAAGCTATGCGAATTTGCAATGA
- the LOC131625348 gene encoding uncharacterized protein LOC131625348: MENYKFYRSWMYDRMYAGRRGLKPLFEEGVKLFITWAFDQECCREEGGVRCPCLKCGCRRIISDPKEVETHLKRKGFKENYWVWTSNGEEMPINMPETSNFQHGSCSRSHMEYEEQFNLHDDMIGDALGTKMCLKKCLFIGNQMSLRKNLKKQSNVEHQKGEPPIRAGSISIADHAERMAVAKRRAPLMQELHERTYRGRDGEYCDDRARDTQAEYQRLKKEFLAKHPELGGPHGRYPLDPAIDQYLWLQASKGKKRNGKIYATGPLASNYKKGIGILYLGELQTGKDLHVLRH, encoded by the exons ATGGAAAATTACAAGttctatcgtagttggatgtacgatcgTATGTATGCCGGGAGACGTGGACTTAAACCACTTTTTGAGGAAGGAGTTAAATTGTTTATTACATGGGCATTTGATCAAGAATGTTGTCGGGAAGAGGGAGGAGTGAGATGTCCGTGTCTTAAATGTGGATGTAGACGTATAATAAGTGATCCGAAAGAAGTAGAAACTCATTTGAAGAGAAAGGGATTtaaggaaaattattgggtttggacatcAAATGGGGAAGAAATGCCGATAAATATGCCAGAGACTAGTAATTTCCAACATGGCTCATGTAGTCGATCACATATGGAATATGAAGAACAATTTAATCTACACGATGACATGATTGGCGATGCTTTAGGGACCAAAATGTGTTTAAAGAAATGCTTGTTTATTGGAAATCAGATGAGTTTAAGAAAAAATCTGAAAAAGCAAAGCAACGTAGAGCATCAGAAAGGGGAGCCGCCAATCAGAGCCGGAAGCATTAGTATTGCTGATCATGCTGAACGAATG GCTGTGGCTAAGAGAAGAGCTCCATTAATGCAAGAGCTTCACGAGAGGACTTATCGGGGAAGAGATGGAGAGTATTGCGACGACCGTGCTAGAGATACTCAA GCGGAGTACCAAAGGTTGAAGAAGGAGTTTTTAGCTAAACATCCTGAGTTAGGCGGTCCACATGGACGATATCCTCTTGATCCAGCTATTGATCAGTATTTGTGGTTGCAAGCAAGTAAGGGAAAGAAGAGAAATGGAAAAATTTATGCTACAGGACCTTTAGCTAGCAACTACAAAAAGGGGATAGGTATTCTTTATTTAGGAGAATTGCAGACGGGGAAGGATCTTCACGTCCTCCGACATTAA